One genomic segment of Sander lucioperca isolate FBNREF2018 chromosome 10, SLUC_FBN_1.2, whole genome shotgun sequence includes these proteins:
- the LOC118496109 gene encoding uncharacterized protein LOC118496109, which translates to MGNQIWPFKLDRVAVEGLTAPGSKMKCPTQSQDTQTVICETHSPAQSLGGALPRGLIGPKCTSTVVVEGVQCDSLLNSGSQVTTISKSFHESHLSHQPISPIQDLLDIEGAGGQEVPYLGYIQVNIDFPENIMGKPVKIHTLALVVPDHRTNMDVPLLIGTNTLDPLYEKCALIQDDRVTHGTNGGHCSPLVKHLYHRFKINQQNGRVGTVKLQSKKSVTIPAGERVALTGYARRVPVATNMPLLVEPPQSSLPAGLLFCSYIMTIPPSPSFKMPVLVKNETAHDIKVSAGRSIAELSFPKAVSSLPAYDNKVTLSEPSHFTPSLATCNSMHVSDSGELTFDFADSPLSEEWKGRITRKLNSMSDVFAFNDLDFGHTTEIKHRIRLSDPSPFKQRPRPIHPSDYEAVRCHLKELQDANIIRESESPFASPIVVVKKKNGDIRLCIDYRKLNRQTIKDAYALPNIEEAFSALNGSKWFSIMDLKSGYYQVEMEEKDKCKTAFVTPMGFWEFNRMPQGVTNAPSTFQRVMEKCMGGMNLREVLVFLDDVIVFSATLEEHEDRLLRVLQRLKEFGLKLSPEKCQFFKTSVKYLGHVVSANGVEIDPAKIAALTTWPRPNNIKELKSFLGFAGYYRRFIKDYSKIARPLNDLTAGYLPPKRKSDSHSSSTRLSGVDFRRPFNEKWTLACEDAFKTLIQKLTTAPILGFADPKKPYVVHTDASTHGLGAALYQEQEGKLRVIAYASRGLNRCERRYPAHKLEYLSLKWAVTEKFFDYLYGAKFTVVTDNNPLTYVLTSAKLDAAGHRWLAALSTFDFNIQYRAGKKNQDADALSRRPHYHDEYQPDFTSQDEDNRIQRFLAQFLQDDRGVDFPSDAVKAVCRRHQHISAASTEPDFQTPVPVECLAIEASAIPVGFCQADVLGSCTLPQMSLQDWAREQRQDPVISRVIELVKAGKRLSYRLRRQEDREVQLMLRIMEQLVFSNEVLYRKRISQGEPFHQLVLPTKYRKTALENLHDAVGHLGTDRTLDLVRARFYWPRMAMDVTEKIRTCERCIRRKARAERSAPLVNIKTSRPLELVCMDYLSLEPDGKGTKNILVITDHFTKYAVAVPTADQKSRTVAKALWNNFFIHYGFPERLHSDQGRDFESALIKDLCMLLGIKKTRTTPYHPRGNPVERFNRTLLEMLGTLEEGDKVRWRDFVQPLVHAYNCTKNDTTGYSPYQLMFGHQPRLPVDIAFGLNPEGSGKLSHSEYVKKLTESLTESYRLATEHSLKNASQNKQRFDSKVRESTLVAGD; encoded by the coding sequence atgggaaaccAAATATGGCCATTTAAACTGGACAGGGTCGCAGTGGAGGGACTAACTGCACCCGGAAGTAAAATGAAATGTCCCACACAAAGccaagacacacaaacagtcatCTGTGAAACACATTCCCCAGCTCAGTCATTGGGTGGTGCTCTCCCAAGAGGGTTGATAGGGCCAAAATGTACATCAACTGTTGTAGTTGAAGGAGTTCAGTGTGATAGCCTTCTAAATTCAGGTTCCCAGGTTACCACAATTTCAAAGTCTTTCCATGAGAGTCACCTTTCACATCAGCCCATTTCCCCCATTCAAGATCTTTTAGACATAGAAGGTGCTGGCGGTCAGGAAGTACCCTATCTAGGTTACATCCAAGTCAACATAGACTTTCCAGAGAATATCATGGGAAAACCTGTAAAGATTCACACCCTTGCACTTGTTGTGCCTGACCACAGAACAAACATGGATGTCCCCTTGTTGATAGGCACCAACACACTGGATCCTCTGTATGAAAAGTGTGCACTTATTCAGGATGATCGTGTAACACATGGGACCAATGGTGGTCACTGTTCCCCACTTGTGAAACATTTGTATCACAGAttcaaaataaatcaacaaaatgGCAGAGTTGGGACTGTGAAGCTGCAGAGCAAAAAGAGTGTCACCATTCCTGCAGGAGAAAGAGTGGCTTTAACTGGATACGCAAGGCGTGTCCCAGTAGCAACCAATATGCCCCTTTTAGTGGAGCCCCCTCAATCCAGTTTACCTGCTGGACTCTTGTTTTGTAGCTACATCATGACAATCCCCCCATCCCCATCCTTCAAGATGCCTGTTTTGGTGAAGAATGAGACCGCACATGACATCAAAGTGTCAGCAGGTCGTAGCATTGCAGAGCTATCTTTTCCTAAAGCTGTGTCATCCTTACCAGCTTATGACAACAAAGTCACATTGAGTGAGCCATCCCACTTTACTCCATCTCTCGCGACGTGCAACTCCATGCATGTGTCTGATTCTGGTGAACTCACCTTTGATTTTGCAGACTCTCCCTTGTCTGAAGAGTGGAAGGGGAGAATCACCAGGAAGTTAAATTCAATGTCAGACGTTTTTGCATTCAACGACCTTGATTTTGGTCATACCACTGAAATCAAACACAGGATACGCTTGTCAGACCCATCTCCATTTAAACAGAGGCCCAGACCGATCCATCCATCTGACTATGAGGCTGTCAGATGTCATCTAAAGGAGCTTCAAGATGCGAATATCATACGTGAATCAGAAAGCCCCTTCGCTTCTCCAATTGTTGTAGtaaagaaaaagaatggtgacaTCAGGCTATGCATCGATTACCGAAAACTGAACAGACAAACCATCAAAGATGCATATGCCTTACCCAACATCGAAGAAGCCTTCTCAGCCTTGAACGGGTCCAAGTGGTTTTCTATTATGGATCTCAAGTCTGGCTACTATCAAGTAGAAATGGAGGAGAAGGACAAGTGTAAAACAGCTTTTGTGACACCTATGGGGTTCTGGGAGTTTAACAGGATGCCACAGGGAGTTACAAATGCCCCCAGTACTTTTCAGAGAGTAATGGAGAAGTGCATGGGTGGAATGAATTTGAGAGAGGTCTTGGTCTTTCTTGATGATGTCATTGTTTTCTCGGCTACACTTGAGGAACATGAAGATCGATTACTCAGAGTTCTCCAGAGGTTGAAGGAATTTGGCTTAAAGCTTTCACCTGAGAAATGTCAATTCTTCAAAACATCTGTTAAATATCTCGGTCATGTTGTGTCTGCTAATGGGGTAGAGATCGACCCAGCCAAGATAGCTGCTTTGACGACGTGGCCTAGGCCTAATAACATCAAAGAGCTTAAGTCTTTCCTTGGATTCGCCGGTTATTATAGGAGGTTCATAAAGGACTACTCCAAAATCGCAAGGCCTCTGAACGACTTAACAGCTGGCTATCTGCCACCAAAAAGGAAGTCTGACTCACATAGCAGCTCAACACGTCTCTCAGGTGTGGATTTCAGAAGACCGTTTAATGAGAAATGGACATTGGCCTGCGAAGACGCATTCAAGACGCTCATTCAAAAGCTCACAACTGCTCCGATTCTTGGGTTTGCCGACCCGAAGAAGCCTTATGTTGTACATACGGACGCAAGTACTCATGGCCTTGGTGCGGCCTTATATCAAGAGCAGGAAGGCAAATTGAGAGTAATAGCCTATGCGAGCAGGGGACTCAACCGCTGTGAACGAAGATACCCTGCACACAAGCTTGAATATCTCTCTTTAAAGTGGGCTGTCACAGAGAAATTTTTTGATTATCTTTACGGCGCGAAATTCACTGTTGTGACAGACAACAACCCACTGACATATGTACTGACGTCTGCCAAGCTTGATGCTGCAGGTCACCGCTGGCTGGCTGCCCTTTCCACCTTTGATTTTAACATCCAGTATAGAGCTGGAAAGAAGAACCAAGACGCAGACGCTCTCTCAAGGCGTCCACATTATCATGACGAATACCAACCTGACTTCACTTCTCAGGATGAGGATAATCGCATTCAACGCTTCCTTGCCCAGTTCCTACAGGACGACAGAGGAGTCGATTTTCCATCTGATGCTGTGAAGGCAGTGTGTCGGAGGCACCAGCACATCTCGGCAGCAAGTACAGAACCGGACTTCCAAACGCCGGTACCAGTTGAATGCTTGGCAATTGAGGCCTCTGCCATCCCCGTAGGATTCTGTCAAGCTGATGTACTCGGGTCATGTACGTTGCCGCAGATGTCACTTCAAGATTGGGCACGTGAGCAACGGCAAGATCCAGTCATCAGTAGAGTAATAGAGCTTGTCAAAGCAGGAAAGCGACTTTCATACAGGTTGAGGCGTCAGGAAGACAGAGAGGTCCAGTTGATGTTGAGAATAATGGAGCAGCTGGTCTTCTCCAATGAGGTCCTATATCGAAAGCGCATAAGCCAAGGTGAGCCTTTCCATCAACTTGTCCTTCCAACGAAATACAGAAAGACAGCTCTAGAGAACCTCCATGATGCTGTCGGACACCTGGGTACTGACAGAACTTTGGACTTGGTTCGTGCCCGGTTCTATTGGCCTCGTATGGCCATGGACGTGACTGAGAAAATCAGGACCTGTGAGAGATGTATACGGAGAAAGGCACGGGCTGAGAGAAGCGCTCCCCTGGTGAATATAAAAACAAGCCGTCCTTTGGAGTTGGTCTGTATGGACTATCTTTCACTGGAGCCTGATGGAAAAGGAACAAAGAACATCTTGGTCATTACCGACCATTTCACTAAATATGCGGTAGCGGTTCCAACAGCAGATCAAAAGTCAAGAACAGTGGCGAAAGCTCTATGGAACAACTTTTTCATTCATTACGGATTTCCAGAGCGGTTGCACAGCGACCAAGGTCGCGACTTTGAGTCAGCCCTGATCAAAGACCTCTGTATGCTACTTGGCATTAAAAAAACGAGGACAACACCTTACCACCCACGTGGAAATCCCGTGGAGCGGTTTAACAGAACACTTCTTGAGATGCTGGGTACACTTGAAGAGGGAGACAAAGTGAGGTGGAGGGATTTTGTGCAGCCCCTTGTCCATGCATATAATTGCACTAAAAATGATACTACTGGCTATTCCCCTTATCAGCTGATGTTCGGTCACCAGCCAAGACTCCCAGTCGACATAGCTTTTGGGCTGAACCCTGAGGGAAGCGGTAAACTATCCCATTCTGAATACGTCAAGAAGCTGACGGAGAGTCTAACTGAAAGCTATCGACTGGCCACTGAACATAGTTTGAAGAATGCTTCACAGAACAAACAGAGGTTTGACAGCAAAGTAAGAGAGTCCACACTAGTAGCAGGAGACTGA